The Halarchaeum grantii genome includes a window with the following:
- a CDS encoding PHP domain-containing protein gives MPYADLHVHTTASDGELTLETLPEAARNAGVEAVAVTDHDTIHPGLDAPLTERGGVEVVRGIELRVAAPTQRVDLLGYGVRETDALRAEVERLQDDRVERGRRIVERVEAKLGIDLGVDVHEGFGRPHVARAVVEHPDTDYGTVSAVFDDLIGHDGPCYVARDVTGFERGRALLREACGAVGLAHPLRYADPDAALALCETLDAVEAHYPYDRPVGREADAHANGPARVRRTVAEHDLLALGGSDAHGRELGTDGVDRGEYRRLRRRIGD, from the coding sequence GTGCCCTACGCCGACCTCCACGTCCACACGACCGCCTCCGACGGCGAGCTGACGCTAGAGACGCTCCCCGAGGCCGCGCGCAATGCCGGCGTCGAGGCCGTCGCCGTCACCGACCACGACACGATACACCCCGGGCTCGACGCACCGCTCACGGAGCGCGGAGGCGTCGAGGTCGTTCGCGGCATCGAGTTGCGCGTCGCCGCCCCCACCCAGCGGGTCGACCTCCTCGGCTACGGCGTGCGGGAGACGGACGCGCTCCGTGCGGAGGTGGAGCGACTGCAGGACGACCGCGTCGAACGCGGCCGGCGCATCGTCGAGCGCGTCGAAGCGAAGTTGGGAATCGACCTCGGTGTCGACGTCCACGAGGGGTTCGGTCGCCCGCACGTCGCGCGCGCCGTCGTCGAACACCCCGACACCGACTACGGAACGGTGAGCGCGGTCTTCGACGACCTCATCGGCCACGACGGCCCCTGCTACGTCGCCCGCGACGTCACCGGGTTCGAGCGCGGGCGCGCCCTCCTGCGCGAGGCGTGCGGCGCCGTCGGCCTCGCGCACCCGCTACGCTACGCGGACCCGGACGCCGCGCTCGCGCTCTGCGAGACGCTGGACGCCGTCGAAGCCCACTACCCCTACGACCGGCCCGTCGGACGCGAAGCCGACGCGCACGCGAACGGCCCCGCTCGCGTCCGGCGCACCGTCGCGGAGCACGACCTGCTCGCGCTCGGCGGGAGCGACGCACACGGACGCGAACTCGGGACCGATGGCGTCGACCGAGGCGAATACCGCCGTCTTCGGCGACGAATCGGGGACTGA
- a CDS encoding DUF5789 family protein, protein MTLRTATDLLEDAHYPATTAELREAYGSVRIEHPAGEESLDEVLARTGEEEFADATEAVHAVIGAVGQDAVGRVGYSDRDPTPMGVDGHEPVSF, encoded by the coding sequence ATGACGCTCCGAACGGCGACCGACCTGCTCGAAGACGCGCACTATCCGGCGACCACGGCGGAACTCCGCGAGGCGTACGGGAGCGTGCGGATCGAGCACCCGGCGGGGGAGGAGTCGCTGGACGAGGTTCTCGCACGGACGGGCGAGGAGGAGTTCGCGGACGCGACGGAGGCGGTGCACGCGGTCATCGGCGCGGTCGGACAGGACGCGGTCGGGCGCGTCGGCTACTCGGACCGCGACCCGACGCCGATGGGCGTCGACGGCCACGAACCCGTCTCCTTCTGA
- a CDS encoding 4Fe-4S dicluster domain-containing protein, whose translation MAIDPNFDENREVVDQHEGHDVWGPVDEPEKRGVHGTHVAVDFDICDADGACIEDCPVDVFEWVDTPGHPTSEKKADPANETQCIDCMLCVDVCPVDAIDVDSTRA comes from the coding sequence ATGGCTATCGACCCGAACTTCGACGAGAACCGGGAGGTCGTGGACCAGCACGAGGGCCACGACGTCTGGGGACCCGTGGACGAACCCGAGAAACGGGGGGTTCACGGGACGCACGTCGCCGTCGACTTCGACATCTGCGACGCGGACGGCGCGTGCATCGAGGACTGCCCCGTGGACGTCTTCGAGTGGGTGGACACTCCGGGGCATCCGACGAGCGAGAAGAAGGCCGACCCGGCGAACGAGACGCAGTGCATCGACTGCATGCTCTGCGTCGACGTCTGTCCCGTGGACGCGATCGACGTGGACAGCACACGGGCGTGA
- a CDS encoding DUF6757 family protein, producing MRCHYCDRSADVSVDKSGVRVGLCEEHFQERLDELADSEALSRLREQLDIDRA from the coding sequence ATGCGCTGCCACTACTGCGACCGGAGCGCTGACGTCTCCGTCGACAAGTCCGGCGTGCGCGTCGGCCTGTGCGAGGAGCACTTCCAGGAGCGCCTGGACGAGCTCGCCGACTCGGAGGCGCTCTCCCGGCTCCGCGAGCAGCTCGACATCGACCGCGCCTGA